The window TGCGCGCCTGCACGTCGGGCACGTAGGGCGTCGCGAGGCCGAGCGTCTTGGTGCCGGTCTTCGCGAGGATCTCGTTCAGTGCGAGCACCGAGGTCGTCGCGGGGATGCCGGTCACTTCGGTGATGCAGCGGCACAGCTGCACGTCGCGCTCGAAGCCGAGCCAGCCGGAGGAGGTGCCGCTCCAGCCGATCGAATCGACGTGCGCGTCGGCGAGCAGTTTTGCCGCTGCGAGGATCTTGGTGTCGTCGAACTGGCCGAGGGCCTGGTCCTTGAGCGAGATCTCGGTGACGGTGACGCGGGAGAAGTGCGCGGACACGCCGGGCACTTCGGCGACGATTGCGCTCGTTAGCGGTTCGAGGGAGGTGTTGGAGGAGGGCGTCAGCACGCCCAGGCGGATGCGTTTGCTCATGGGGATCCTCTGGCGTTGGAGTCTGGTCGGTCGAAAAAACGGGGCCCCGCGGCAGGGAGGGGGAGCCGCGGAGCCCCGGGGAGATCAGACCGGGATCTTCTTGTCGTAGTCGATCAGCATCGTAGAGCAGATGAACAGGCCTGCACCGGCGGCGGCGAACAGCATCAGCGCCATGTAGTACGAGCCGGTCGCCTGGACGATCAGGCCGACGAGGATGGGCACGCCGATGCCCGCGCAGTTGCCGCCGAGGTTCATCACGCCGCCGAGGAAGCCCACCCGGTTGCGCGTGCCGAGGATCGACGGGACGCACCAGAAGAGGCCGCACCAGCGCAGGAAGAACAGCGTGACCGACAGCAGCACGACGACGGTGACCGGGTCGGTGATCTGCGCGACGCTGTAGATCGAGACGGTCGCGAGGATCGACGCGATGCCGAACAGCGTGCGCAGCACCTTGCCCTGTGAGGCGCCCGTTTCCTTCCACTTGTCGGCGATCCAGCCGCCGATCAGTTCGCCGACGAAGCCGGCGAAGAACATGATGAACACGGCGCCGCCCATCTGCTTGATGTCGAAACCGTGCTGCTTCGACAGGTAGGTCGGCATCCAGGTGAGCAGGCCGTAGAACAGCGCGTTGAAGCACATCCAGCCGAAGAACATGCCCCACACCGAGCGGTAGCGGAAGAAGTCCATCAGCTTGCCGCTGGTCACGGACGGCTGCGCAGCGAGTTCCTTCGCGTGTGCCTCCTCGATGTATTCGGCTTCGGCGTCATTGACGCCCGCATGTTCGCGCGGGCGGTTGCGGATGTACGAATACGCCCAGAAACCCGCGATCAGCGTACCCACGCCGGCGATGATGAAGGCCGCGCGCCACGAACCCATCACCGCGATCAGGGCGGAGATCAGCATCGCGCCGAGCGCCGCGCCCAGCGGTGCGCCGCCGTCGAGGAGCGTCGCGCCGCGGCCGCGCTCGTTCTGCGTCATCCAGATGGCGTTGAGCTTGCCGCCCGCGGGGTAGATCGGAGCTTCCGCCGCGCCGAGGCCGAGGCGCGTGATGAGCAGGCTCACCCAGCCCGTACACACGCCTGCGATCGCCTGGAAGAAGCCCCAGCCGAGCGTGGCGCCGGCGATGACATGGCGCGGGCCGTACTTGTCCGCGAGCATGCCGCCCGGGATCTGCATGAAGGCGTAGGTCCAGAAGAACGAACTCAGCAGCAGACCCTGGGCGGCGGGGCCGATGTCGAACTCCTTCGCGATCATCGGCATCGCGACGGATAGCGAGGCGCGGTCGATGTAGTTGATCGAGATGAGGAACAACATCATCAGGAAGATCCGCCAGCGGACCTTCGTCTGCGTCTCCGGTATCGCTGCTGCCCGCTCCAGGGCGATTTCAGCTTTCATGTGGTGTCTCCTTTCCACAGCTTTTATGTGTCGTGGCCATTCCGGACCGGCCATGCCGCCGGGCCGACGCCTCCTTTACCGCGTGTTGCTCGCTTTCGACGCCGGGTCCCGGGGTGCGGGCCTTGCGTCCTTTCTTGCTTTTCTTTTTCGCTGTCGATTGCGGACCGGGTTTGTCGACCGGGTGGATCGCCGACCGGAAAGACGTTCGACAGCGGTGTGCGAGTCAATATAGGTGTGGCGCCGACATGAAGTCAATAAATTGTCGACAAAAAAGTTTAAAGTTGGCTGACAATAAACGCAGACCCGATTGAGAGAGTTTCATGAGGCCACGACAATCAGTTCAGGATAGTCCGCGCGCGTGCGAGAGCGGGCAGGATAGTCCGGAGCCCACGGTGCTGCGCATGGCGCCAGTGCGCAGGGCGCGCGCAACGGCGGGCGCCGATCCGGACGCCATCTACCGCCGCATTCTTGCCGCGATCATCGAGCACCGCCTGGCGCCCGGCCGCAAGCTGGTCGAGGAACGGCTTGCGGCGGTGTTCGGCGCCAGCCGCGCGATGATCCGGCAGGTGCTCACGCGGCTGTCGCACGAGATGGTGGTCACGCTGGTGCCGAATCGCGGCGCCTTCGTCGCCGAGCCCACCGTGGAGGAGGCGCGCGAGGTGTTCGAGGCACGCCGGCCGGCTCATTGAACCGGCGCTTGCCCGCAAGCTCGCGGCGTCGGCGACGTCGGCGCAACTCGCGCGCCTGCGCCAACTCGTGGTCGCGGAGGAAAGGGCGCGCGCCGCGCGGGACCGGCCGCAGGTGGTGAAGCTGTCGGGCGAGTTCCACCTCGAGATCGCGGAGATG is drawn from Azoarcus sp. DN11 and contains these coding sequences:
- a CDS encoding aspartate/glutamate racemase family protein, with the protein product MSKRIRLGVLTPSSNTSLEPLTSAIVAEVPGVSAHFSRVTVTEISLKDQALGQFDDTKILAAAKLLADAHVDSIGWSGTSSGWLGFERDVQLCRCITEVTGIPATTSVLALNEILAKTGTKTLGLATPYVPDVQARIVANYATLGVDIPAEQHLGISVNFDFAEVTEDTLRGMIRQVAQSRPEAITTFCTNLHAAQLAEELEAETGIPLYDTVSTVVWKQLRMAGIDTREIKGWGRLFREVA
- a CDS encoding MFS transporter, with translation MKAEIALERAAAIPETQTKVRWRIFLMMLFLISINYIDRASLSVAMPMIAKEFDIGPAAQGLLLSSFFWTYAFMQIPGGMLADKYGPRHVIAGATLGWGFFQAIAGVCTGWVSLLITRLGLGAAEAPIYPAGGKLNAIWMTQNERGRGATLLDGGAPLGAALGAMLISALIAVMGSWRAAFIIAGVGTLIAGFWAYSYIRNRPREHAGVNDAEAEYIEEAHAKELAAQPSVTSGKLMDFFRYRSVWGMFFGWMCFNALFYGLLTWMPTYLSKQHGFDIKQMGGAVFIMFFAGFVGELIGGWIADKWKETGASQGKVLRTLFGIASILATVSIYSVAQITDPVTVVVLLSVTLFFLRWCGLFWCVPSILGTRNRVGFLGGVMNLGGNCAGIGVPILVGLIVQATGSYYMALMLFAAAGAGLFICSTMLIDYDKKIPV
- a CDS encoding GntR family transcriptional regulator, whose protein sequence is MAPVRRARATAGADPDAIYRRILAAIIEHRLAPGRKLVEERLAAVFGASRAMIRQVLTRLSHEMVVTLVPNRGAFVAEPTVEEAREVFEARRPAH